Proteins from a single region of Tumebacillus amylolyticus:
- the holA gene encoding DNA polymerase III subunit delta: MPRSIRDIQTELKKGIIQPVYLLYGTEALLIDDVVQSIQDAALPQGIDDFNYMRFHYDESPIQHAVHEAETIPFLSERKLILVQNCAAFTSAKSPRVDHDPEALQAYMENPAPYTTLILTVFAEKLDERKKLTKIAQQKAAVVQFVSLKENECRDWIAGEVKRQGSSITNDGIGRLILSVGTNLRLLRSELEKLALYAGPGGTIDEAAVDMLATRTMEQNVFVFIDEVVRLRIDRAMRMMYDLLKNKEEPIKLLFMIARQVRMMLQVKLQSGRGYNINQIAQQLGVHPYPAKIAGEQGNFYSVKELEKLLFELGEIDYKIKTGQLGDRTALEMFILSLPHKVSAASRQRA; encoded by the coding sequence ATGCCAAGAAGCATCCGCGACATCCAAACTGAATTGAAAAAAGGCATCATCCAACCGGTCTACCTGCTCTACGGCACCGAAGCGCTCTTGATCGACGACGTCGTCCAATCGATCCAAGACGCCGCTCTGCCGCAAGGGATCGACGACTTCAACTACATGCGTTTCCACTACGACGAATCGCCGATCCAACACGCGGTTCATGAAGCGGAGACGATCCCGTTTCTGTCGGAGCGCAAATTGATTCTCGTGCAGAACTGCGCCGCGTTCACTTCGGCGAAGTCCCCGCGCGTCGACCACGACCCGGAAGCCCTCCAAGCCTACATGGAGAATCCGGCTCCCTATACGACGCTGATCTTGACCGTCTTCGCCGAGAAACTCGACGAGCGCAAGAAACTCACCAAGATCGCCCAACAAAAAGCGGCCGTCGTCCAATTCGTCTCGCTCAAGGAAAACGAGTGCCGCGACTGGATCGCCGGAGAAGTCAAACGCCAAGGCAGTTCGATCACGAACGACGGCATCGGACGCCTGATCCTCTCCGTCGGCACCAACCTGCGGCTTTTGCGCAGCGAGTTGGAGAAACTCGCGCTCTACGCAGGTCCCGGCGGCACGATTGACGAAGCGGCGGTCGACATGCTCGCCACGCGAACGATGGAGCAGAACGTGTTCGTGTTCATCGACGAAGTGGTTCGCTTGCGCATCGACCGTGCCATGCGGATGATGTACGACCTGCTCAAGAACAAGGAAGAACCGATCAAACTCCTGTTCATGATCGCCCGCCAAGTGCGGATGATGCTCCAAGTCAAACTGCAAAGCGGTCGCGGCTACAACATCAACCAGATCGCACAGCAACTGGGCGTCCATCCCTACCCGGCGAAGATCGCCGGCGAGCAAGGCAACTTCTACAGCGTCAAAGAGCTGGAGAAACTGCTGTTCGAACTGGGTGAGATCGACTACAAGATCAAAACCGGCCAACTCGGAGACCGCACCGCTTTGGAGATGTTCATCCTGAGCCTGCCGCATAAAGTCTCCGCTGCGAGTAGGCAACGTGCCTGA
- the rpsT gene encoding 30S ribosomal protein S20, translating into MPNIKSAVKRVKTTSTRTLRNAAAKSALRTSIKKFEAAVAANDANSATLLKQATRALDKAVSKGLLHKNTASRKKSRLTKKFNQASA; encoded by the coding sequence ATGCCGAACATCAAATCCGCTGTGAAGCGCGTGAAGACCACCAGCACCCGTACCCTGCGTAACGCTGCTGCGAAATCCGCTCTCCGCACCTCAATCAAGAAGTTCGAAGCAGCTGTAGCAGCAAACGATGCGAACTCCGCAACCTTGCTGAAGCAAGCGACTCGTGCACTGGACAAGGCTGTTTCCAAAGGTCTCCTGCACAAGAACACTGCTTCTCGTAAAAAATCCCGTCTGACCAAGAAGTTCAACCAAGCTTCCGCGTAA
- a CDS encoding C1 family peptidase: MSQLMSNVHRKYSVRPDAVDMRDKMFRTAIFNTPEALPKAVDLRDKCSPVVDQGQLGSCTANAMASGLREYLLLRSGQPFTPLSRLFLYWHEREMEGSLNEDAGAQIRDGMKVLNKVGVCPEADYPYAIDHFKDKPTSQAEKDAALYRIGEYHRIASLSLLKAALAQGLPVVIGFAVYDSFESKEVAATGIVPMPDAETEQMLGGHAVLAVGYDDEGGHVIIRNSWGEGWGDEGNCYFPYEMWDYNHILQSPIVFDMWTGH; encoded by the coding sequence ATGAGTCAGTTGATGAGCAACGTACATCGCAAGTACTCGGTTCGTCCGGATGCGGTAGACATGCGTGACAAAATGTTCCGCACCGCCATCTTCAACACTCCGGAGGCACTCCCGAAAGCGGTGGATCTGCGCGACAAATGCTCGCCGGTCGTCGACCAAGGGCAACTCGGCTCTTGCACGGCGAACGCGATGGCGTCCGGTTTGCGCGAATACCTGCTGCTTCGTTCCGGCCAGCCGTTTACCCCGCTCTCCCGTCTGTTCCTGTACTGGCACGAGCGCGAGATGGAAGGCTCTCTGAACGAAGACGCCGGCGCACAAATTCGTGACGGCATGAAAGTTTTGAACAAGGTCGGGGTCTGCCCGGAAGCCGATTATCCGTACGCCATCGACCACTTCAAGGACAAGCCAACCTCGCAAGCTGAGAAGGATGCGGCGCTCTATCGCATCGGCGAGTACCACCGGATTGCGTCTCTGTCCCTGCTCAAAGCGGCGCTGGCTCAAGGTCTGCCCGTCGTCATCGGCTTTGCGGTCTATGATTCGTTTGAAAGCAAGGAAGTCGCCGCCACCGGGATCGTCCCGATGCCGGACGCTGAAACCGAACAGATGCTGGGCGGCCACGCCGTGCTCGCCGTCGGCTACGACGACGAGGGAGGTCATGTGATCATCCGCAACTCGTGGGGCGAAGGCTGGGGCGACGAAGGCAATTGCTACTTCCCGTATGAGATGTGGGACTACAACCACATCTTGCAATCCCCCATTGTGTTCGACATGTGGACAGGCCACTAA
- a CDS encoding alpha/beta-type small acid-soluble spore protein: MARKRRRLLVPGARDALELLKAEVMNTTPEQAKFKSASEQNIPLTTGDNGNLTAREAGKVGGPIGGQMVKKLIALAQMQMINEQHRDENRPQQ; this comes from the coding sequence ATGGCGCGCAAGAGACGACGTCTGCTCGTTCCGGGAGCGCGAGACGCCTTGGAACTGTTGAAGGCCGAAGTGATGAACACCACGCCCGAACAGGCGAAGTTCAAATCGGCAAGTGAGCAAAACATCCCGCTCACCACGGGGGACAACGGCAACCTAACCGCACGTGAAGCAGGCAAAGTCGGAGGACCGATCGGCGGCCAGATGGTCAAGAAACTGATCGCCCTCGCCCAGATGCAGATGATCAACGAACAACATCGAGACGAGAACCGCCCCCAACAGTAG
- a CDS encoding AMP-binding protein, producing the protein MDRVSTLVDLLRLRSKERPSERVMIGQNDREEVLGSATYAQLDDRARAVGALLQGFKAKGERVLLLYAQGPAYLTALLGCFYSGTIAVPVAAPRDVRNLESLQRAVENSTPTVILTTSLLLNSIRDVLRDQPDSALKQVRWVATDAVPIELGGKWRDAGVHGEMVAYLSHPEGLVDDPTAVTVHHSDLMQSDYIVRGALESTEEPAVLLAGHLGFKLETE; encoded by the coding sequence ATGGATCGTGTATCCACACTCGTAGACTTGCTTCGCCTCAGGTCGAAGGAACGTCCGAGCGAGCGCGTCATGATTGGCCAAAACGACCGGGAGGAAGTGCTTGGCTCGGCGACCTATGCCCAGTTGGATGACCGTGCCCGTGCGGTCGGCGCCCTTTTGCAAGGTTTTAAAGCCAAGGGCGAGCGCGTTCTGCTGCTCTATGCCCAAGGCCCGGCCTATCTCACGGCGTTGCTTGGCTGTTTCTACTCCGGAACCATCGCGGTTCCCGTCGCGGCACCGCGCGATGTGCGCAATTTGGAATCCTTGCAGAGAGCTGTCGAGAATTCAACTCCGACCGTCATCCTGACCACGTCGCTGCTTTTGAACTCGATCCGCGACGTGTTGCGCGACCAACCCGATTCTGCGCTCAAACAAGTGCGCTGGGTCGCGACCGACGCCGTGCCGATTGAACTCGGCGGCAAATGGCGGGACGCGGGCGTTCACGGCGAGATGGTCGCGTACTTGTCCCATCCGGAGGGCTTGGTGGACGATCCGACTGCGGTCACCGTTCATCACAGCGACCTCATGCAGAGCGATTATATCGTTCGAGGGGCTCTAGAGTCCACGGAGGAACCGGCCGTTCTGCTGGCGGGACACCTTGGATTCAAACTTGAAACCGAATAA
- the gpr gene encoding GPR endopeptidase — translation MDDEFWNSYSVSTDLALEAHQIFSPDHGGTIPGVNLSEEEDEGIKITRMSILDDVGGKIMGKMPGNYLTLEIPGLRYKDPQLQRRVSETLAAEFRKFANLTAESTVLVIGLGNRKVTPDSLGPLVCDNLFVTRHLYEHMPDLVAGGGYRPVAAVAPGVLGITGIETSEIVHGIVKKVKPDLVIAVDALAARSMERVNTTIQIADVGISPGAGVGNKRKGLNKKSLGVPVIAVGVPTVVDAVTITSDAMDLIVNRLEQDVPGNGMTKLFANFDEREKKQLIFELLQPIGQNLMVTPKEIDTFVEDIANVLANGLNVALHDAISMDDSSMYTH, via the coding sequence ATGGATGATGAGTTTTGGAACTCCTATAGCGTCAGCACAGATCTCGCATTGGAGGCGCACCAGATTTTTTCTCCCGATCACGGGGGGACGATTCCGGGTGTGAACCTGTCCGAAGAAGAGGACGAAGGCATCAAAATTACCCGCATGTCGATCCTCGACGATGTCGGCGGCAAGATCATGGGCAAGATGCCGGGCAACTATCTGACGCTTGAGATCCCCGGCCTGCGATACAAAGATCCGCAGTTGCAGCGCCGCGTCTCGGAGACGCTGGCGGCCGAATTCCGCAAGTTCGCCAATCTCACGGCGGAATCGACGGTGCTCGTGATCGGACTTGGAAACCGCAAAGTGACGCCCGACTCGCTCGGGCCGCTGGTCTGTGACAATCTGTTCGTGACTCGCCATCTCTATGAACATATGCCCGACCTCGTGGCAGGCGGCGGCTATCGTCCGGTGGCAGCCGTGGCGCCGGGGGTGCTTGGCATTACGGGGATTGAGACGTCCGAGATCGTGCACGGCATTGTGAAAAAAGTCAAACCCGACCTCGTCATCGCCGTCGATGCACTGGCGGCGCGTTCGATGGAGCGAGTGAACACCACGATCCAGATCGCGGACGTCGGCATCTCGCCGGGGGCCGGTGTGGGCAACAAGCGCAAAGGGCTTAACAAAAAATCGCTCGGCGTCCCCGTCATTGCAGTCGGGGTACCGACCGTGGTTGATGCAGTGACGATTACCAGCGATGCGATGGACCTGATCGTAAACCGTTTGGAGCAAGACGTGCCGGGCAACGGCATGACCAAGCTGTTCGCCAACTTTGATGAGCGGGAAAAAAAGCAGTTGATCTTCGAACTGCTTCAACCGATCGGCCAAAACCTCATGGTCACCCCGAAGGAAATCGACACCTTCGTCGAAGACATCGCCAACGTCCTCGCCAACGGACTGAACGTCGCACTTCATGACGCCATCTCCATGGACGACTCATCCATGTACACGCACTAA